A region from the Candidatus Limnocylindrales bacterium genome encodes:
- a CDS encoding aspartate-semialdehyde dehydrogenase produces the protein MKICILGATGLVGRETLELVGRAWPGAELFLYASRDQEMELRETRYPVLAAARLEETTAPKGDLAFVALDDEHSKRYVPRLLELGYRVIDKSNTYRGDPNVPLVAAGANSHRVTDDVRLVANPNCTTIPLTLALQPLRKKFGLEEVTVSTYQAVSGAGIAALDTFLAASHEGYGAVDRLGKVFDPKAYAGNTVPHNGGTDDSGFSSEERKLMFEARKILEIPELPVSAQCCRVAVAVGHYENAWVTFEKPVEPSAVAEVLGDEKQAPFVRFLSGAAGEGLSSVASVGDRDRALVGRVRKDARDRSGRSLCLTVVADNLRLGAATNAVRIASRWFASKDRELQAP, from the coding sequence ATGAAGATCTGCATCCTGGGTGCAACCGGTCTCGTTGGACGCGAGACCCTCGAGCTGGTCGGGCGTGCTTGGCCCGGCGCGGAACTGTTCCTCTACGCGAGCCGCGATCAGGAGATGGAGCTTCGCGAAACGCGCTACCCGGTCCTTGCGGCCGCGCGCCTCGAGGAGACGACGGCACCCAAAGGCGATCTCGCTTTCGTCGCGCTCGATGACGAGCACAGCAAGCGCTACGTGCCGCGGCTGCTCGAGCTCGGCTACCGCGTCATCGACAAGAGCAACACGTACCGCGGCGATCCGAACGTGCCGCTGGTGGCGGCCGGCGCCAACTCGCATCGCGTCACCGACGACGTTCGCCTGGTGGCCAATCCCAACTGCACGACGATCCCGCTGACGCTGGCGCTGCAGCCGCTGCGGAAGAAATTCGGTCTGGAGGAAGTCACTGTCAGCACCTATCAGGCCGTCAGCGGTGCCGGCATCGCCGCGCTCGATACGTTCCTGGCGGCGAGCCACGAAGGCTACGGCGCCGTCGACCGCCTCGGCAAGGTTTTCGATCCCAAGGCGTATGCGGGCAACACCGTGCCGCACAACGGCGGCACCGACGACAGCGGCTTCTCGTCCGAAGAGCGCAAGCTCATGTTCGAGGCGCGCAAGATCCTCGAGATCCCCGAGCTGCCGGTCAGTGCCCAGTGCTGCCGCGTGGCAGTGGCCGTGGGCCACTACGAGAACGCGTGGGTGACGTTCGAGAAGCCCGTCGAGCCGTCGGCGGTGGCCGAGGTGCTCGGTGACGAGAAGCAGGCGCCGTTCGTGCGCTTCCTCTCCGGTGCGGCCGGCGAGGGCCTGTCGTCCGTTGCGAGCGTCGGCGACCGCGATCGCGCCCTGGTCGGACGCGTGCGCAAGGACGCGCGCGATCGCAGCGGGCGCAGCCTGTGTCTGACGGTTGTCGCCGACAACCTGCGCCTGGGCGCGGCGACCAACGCCGTGCGCATAGCCAGCCGCTGGTTTGCGTCGAAGGATAGGGAGCTTCAGGCCCCGTAG
- a CDS encoding LysR family transcriptional regulator — protein MKSNVAHLDRLDLNKLITFLVIAESGGVAAAARQLSLTRSAISHSLAALESALGATLFHRVGKTMVLTPEGRRLRAVVSDARDRLSEALTEVLGGSKEVSGTVRVGLFTGFSRFRIAAVVDEFTRQYPAARVRVGFGPQSWLAEELTAGRLDFTLSLRPGGPSLPHIRSQRLFEQSLVLAAPPSKSRRIMNPEALSRLALIDYYQSDPLIDRWARHHFGARRAARDRIRCWVATTDLAVELVLRGAGAAVLPSDVAEPFQEEGRLSVLRGPREPMRDPVWLNQLASARRVKALDAFRELLVREAP, from the coding sequence ATGAAATCGAACGTGGCCCATCTCGACAGGCTCGATCTCAACAAGCTGATCACGTTCCTGGTCATCGCCGAATCCGGCGGCGTGGCCGCGGCCGCGCGTCAGCTTTCGCTGACGCGCTCGGCGATCAGCCACAGCCTCGCCGCCCTGGAATCGGCGCTCGGAGCCACGCTGTTCCACCGTGTCGGCAAGACGATGGTGCTGACGCCGGAGGGGCGGCGACTGCGCGCCGTGGTGTCCGACGCGCGCGACCGGCTGTCGGAAGCGCTGACCGAGGTGCTCGGAGGCAGCAAGGAAGTCAGCGGCACGGTACGTGTCGGCCTCTTCACCGGCTTCTCACGCTTCCGCATCGCCGCGGTGGTCGACGAGTTCACGCGGCAGTATCCCGCGGCTCGCGTGCGTGTGGGCTTCGGCCCGCAGAGCTGGCTTGCCGAAGAGCTGACGGCGGGCCGGCTCGATTTCACCTTGTCGCTGCGGCCGGGGGGGCCGAGCCTGCCGCACATCCGCTCGCAGCGGCTGTTCGAGCAATCGCTCGTGCTGGCGGCGCCGCCTTCGAAGTCGCGACGCATCATGAACCCGGAGGCATTGTCTCGCCTTGCACTGATCGACTACTACCAGAGCGACCCTCTCATCGATCGCTGGGCACGCCACCACTTCGGCGCGCGGCGCGCCGCGCGCGATCGGATCCGCTGCTGGGTCGCCACGACCGATCTGGCCGTCGAGCTGGTCCTTCGAGGGGCCGGCGCAGCGGTACTCCCGAGCGACGTAGCCGAGCCGTTCCAGGAAGAAGGGCGGCTGTCGGTGCTGCGCGGGCCGAGGGAACCGATGCGCGATCCGGTGTGGCTCAATCAGCTCGCGAGCGCGCGGCGGGTAAAGGCGCTCGATGCGTTCCGGGAGCTGCTCGTGCGGGAGGCGCCATAG
- a CDS encoding ParB N-terminal domain-containing protein — protein MGARKTTSRKKKKGAEPASRGLTPRQICSENLPAAVARLAATVESDGGTVAGAYRDPLGGLWQLVVALPIDKVAPTPFQRDVSEAHVERLSSRVDQLGRFLDPIIAVRRDDGTYWTPNGNHRLNAMRRLGARSIVALLVPESDITYQILALNTEKAHNLREKALEVIRMARDLAATDAGPERDFALMFEEPALLTLGICYERNGRFAGSVYRPVLTRTESFLASRLPRAITTREARAEKLLQLDEAVTAAVASLKSRGFESPYLKNFVVARINPLRFQRGAKADFDATLDRMIASARRFDASRIKADQVARSGGPPEE, from the coding sequence ATGGGCGCGCGCAAGACGACGAGCCGAAAGAAGAAGAAAGGCGCCGAACCGGCCTCCCGCGGCCTGACGCCTCGCCAGATCTGCAGCGAGAACCTTCCAGCCGCCGTCGCAAGGCTCGCCGCAACGGTCGAGTCCGACGGGGGCACCGTGGCCGGCGCCTATCGCGATCCGCTCGGCGGCCTCTGGCAGCTGGTGGTGGCGCTCCCCATCGACAAGGTTGCGCCCACACCTTTCCAGCGCGACGTCTCCGAGGCGCATGTCGAGCGGCTGTCCTCGCGGGTGGATCAGCTCGGACGCTTCCTCGATCCGATCATCGCCGTGCGCCGCGACGACGGCACGTACTGGACGCCCAACGGCAATCACCGGCTGAACGCGATGCGGCGCCTGGGCGCCCGCAGCATCGTCGCGCTGCTCGTGCCCGAGTCGGACATCACCTACCAGATCCTGGCGCTGAACACGGAGAAGGCGCACAACCTGCGCGAGAAGGCGCTCGAGGTGATTCGCATGGCGCGCGACCTGGCCGCGACCGATGCAGGGCCGGAGCGCGACTTCGCGCTCATGTTCGAGGAGCCGGCGCTTCTGACGCTCGGCATCTGCTACGAGCGCAACGGCCGCTTCGCCGGCAGCGTCTATCGCCCGGTGCTCACGCGCACGGAGTCGTTTCTGGCAAGCCGGCTGCCCAGGGCGATCACCACGCGCGAAGCACGCGCCGAAAAGCTGCTGCAGCTCGACGAGGCGGTCACTGCAGCGGTGGCGTCGCTCAAATCGCGCGGCTTCGAAAGCCCGTACCTCAAGAACTTCGTCGTCGCCCGCATCAACCCGCTGCGGTTCCAGCGCGGGGCCAAGGCCGACTTCGATGCGACGTTGGACCGTATGATCGCGTCCGCCAGGCGGTTCGATGCCTCCAGGATCAAGGCGGACCAGGTCGCACGCTCGGGCGGGCCTCCGGAGGAGTGA
- a CDS encoding ATP-binding cassette domain-containing protein: MGATIELRGVSKRYGDRLAVENLTLTVAGGELLVIVGESGCGKTTALKMINRLVEPTAGAVLLDGQDVSLLAPHELRRRIGYVFQRVGLFPHMTVAENVGITPSLLGWQPGRIRQRVDELLSLVELDPDEVRERMPADLSGGQQQRVGVARALAAGATIVLLDEPFGALDPLTRRRLHDAFDAVRRRLAVTSILVSHDMSEALLLADRIAVMRAGRLVQIGTPCELLRRPADDYVRGLLETPTHESRRIAEMIGAAT, encoded by the coding sequence GTGGGTGCGACGATCGAGCTACGCGGCGTTTCCAAGCGGTACGGGGATCGATTGGCGGTCGAGAATCTGACCCTCACCGTCGCCGGCGGCGAGCTGCTGGTCATCGTCGGGGAGTCGGGGTGCGGAAAGACGACCGCGCTGAAGATGATCAACCGGCTGGTCGAGCCGACGGCCGGTGCCGTGCTGCTCGACGGGCAGGATGTCTCGCTGCTGGCTCCTCACGAGCTGCGCCGGCGCATCGGCTACGTCTTCCAGCGCGTCGGTCTGTTTCCTCACATGACGGTCGCCGAGAACGTCGGCATCACGCCGTCGCTTCTGGGCTGGCAGCCCGGGCGCATCCGGCAGCGCGTGGATGAGCTGCTCTCACTGGTCGAGCTCGATCCCGACGAAGTGCGCGAGCGCATGCCCGCCGACCTCTCGGGCGGGCAGCAGCAGCGCGTCGGCGTCGCCCGCGCGCTGGCGGCCGGAGCCACCATCGTTCTTCTCGACGAGCCGTTCGGAGCGCTCGACCCGCTGACGCGCCGCCGTCTGCACGACGCCTTCGACGCGGTCCGGCGGCGGCTGGCGGTGACTTCGATCCTCGTCTCGCACGACATGAGCGAGGCCCTGCTCCTCGCCGACCGCATCGCGGTCATGCGGGCCGGCAGGCTCGTTCAGATCGGCACGCCGTGCGAGCTTCTCCGGCGCCCGGCCGACGATTACGTGCGCGGCCTGCTGGAGACGCCGACGCACGAGTCGCGGCGTATTGCCGAAATGATCGGAGCGGCCACGTGA
- the glyA gene encoding serine hydroxymethyltransferase, whose translation METARLQFPHSTHREALELYDPEVADALCGEETRQRRGIELIPSENYTYPEVLAALGSVLTNKYSEGYPGRRYYGGQEYTDIVEDIARDRARRLFRCEHANVQPLSGSPMNQAVYLAFLDPGDTILAMDLSHGGHLTHGAPVSHMGRLFRFLRYKTRTDDAGRIDFDELRRTARREKPKIVLCGYTSYPRDYDYAAFRAIADEVGASAMADVSHVGGLIAGGALANPFDHGFDVVTTTTHKSLRGPRAGMVLCRKEHAARIDASVFPGLQGGPHMNTIAGIAITLKKAMEPEFREYAAQVLRNAKVLAATLSANGAALVTGGTDNHMMVLDTIAGYGIDGRAGERALDSICIATNKQIIPDDPNPPLRPSGVRLGTPAATTRGMREGDMRRLGSWIDAALRRHDDAAALAALRAEVENACLRFPVPGLA comes from the coding sequence ATGGAAACGGCGCGACTGCAGTTCCCGCATTCGACTCATCGAGAGGCGCTCGAGCTATACGACCCGGAGGTCGCGGACGCCCTCTGCGGCGAGGAGACGCGCCAGCGGCGCGGCATCGAGCTGATCCCTTCGGAGAACTACACGTACCCCGAGGTTCTGGCCGCGCTGGGGTCGGTCCTGACCAACAAGTACTCCGAAGGCTATCCGGGCCGTCGCTACTATGGCGGCCAGGAATACACTGACATCGTCGAGGATATCGCCCGCGACCGCGCGCGTCGTCTGTTTCGCTGCGAGCACGCCAACGTGCAGCCCCTGTCGGGCTCGCCGATGAACCAGGCGGTATACCTGGCCTTTCTCGACCCCGGCGACACGATTCTGGCGATGGATCTGTCGCATGGCGGCCACCTGACACACGGCGCACCGGTCTCGCATATGGGGCGGCTGTTCCGCTTCCTTCGGTACAAGACCCGCACCGACGACGCCGGCCGCATCGACTTCGACGAACTGCGTCGGACGGCGCGGCGCGAGAAGCCGAAGATCGTGCTGTGCGGCTATACCTCCTACCCGCGCGACTACGACTACGCCGCCTTTCGCGCGATCGCCGATGAAGTGGGCGCCAGCGCCATGGCCGACGTCTCGCACGTCGGCGGGCTCATCGCCGGCGGCGCTCTGGCCAACCCGTTCGATCACGGCTTCGACGTCGTGACCACGACGACGCACAAGAGCCTGCGCGGCCCCCGCGCCGGCATGGTGCTGTGCCGCAAGGAACACGCCGCGCGCATCGACGCTTCGGTGTTCCCGGGCCTGCAGGGCGGGCCGCACATGAACACGATCGCCGGCATCGCCATCACGCTGAAGAAGGCCATGGAGCCCGAGTTCCGCGAGTATGCCGCGCAGGTCCTGCGCAATGCCAAGGTGCTGGCAGCCACGCTGTCGGCGAACGGCGCCGCGCTCGTCACCGGTGGCACCGACAATCACATGATGGTGCTGGATACGATCGCCGGCTACGGCATCGACGGCCGCGCGGGCGAACGCGCGCTGGATTCGATCTGCATCGCGACGAACAAGCAGATCATCCCCGACGACCCCAATCCGCCGCTGCGGCCGAGCGGGGTGCGGCTGGGCACGCCGGCGGCGACCACGCGCGGGATGCGCGAAGGGGACATGCGCCGCCTCGGCAGCTGGATCGATGCCGCGCTACGCCGTCACGACGACGCCGCGGCCCTTGCCGCCTTGCGCGCAGAGGTCGAGAACGCCTGCCTGCGCTTTCCGGTGCCGGGCCTGGCGTAG
- a CDS encoding ABC transporter permease/substrate-binding protein, producing the protein MSEQLALLPEYLTAHLQLTVVAMLLATLISVPLGIAATRMPWLERAVLGFASMVQTVPGLALLAVMVPLLAALRLPSIGFVPAIVGLTLYALLPILRNTATGIASVDPSVIEAALGVGMTRRQQLARVEIPLAMPMIVAGIRTATVWTVGMATLATPVGAVSLGNYIFSGLQTRNVAAVLVGSAAAAALALLLDGIVRLAESGARRRRPGLLWTGCALGIAITAYAGLASTAPPRTARTIVIGAKPFTEQLILGEILSAWIGERTGAATRLLPALGSTVAFDALRAGEIDVYVDYSGTLWTTVLHRQELPASRQELLAQAARQLEQEHRVRIVANLGFENAYVLAMRETDASGRGIEAISDLQPLAHSASIGGDYEFFARPEWRRLREVYGLRFAQERTMDPSLLYPAAARGDVDVVSAYSTDGRLAAARLRILRDDRLAIPPYDAVVLARAVLLEEQPRLREALAALEGSIDVRAMQRMNLAVDVNGYTPGQVARNFVAARKVTPPEARPSVRPGPP; encoded by the coding sequence GTGAGCGAGCAGCTCGCGCTGCTGCCGGAGTACCTGACCGCCCATCTGCAGCTGACGGTCGTGGCGATGCTGCTGGCGACGCTCATCAGCGTTCCCCTCGGCATCGCTGCCACGCGCATGCCGTGGCTGGAGCGCGCGGTCCTGGGTTTCGCCTCGATGGTGCAGACCGTTCCTGGTCTTGCGCTGCTGGCGGTGATGGTGCCGCTGCTTGCGGCGTTGCGCCTTCCAAGCATCGGCTTCGTGCCTGCGATCGTCGGTCTGACGCTCTACGCGCTGCTCCCGATCCTGCGCAACACGGCAACGGGGATCGCCTCGGTCGATCCGTCCGTGATCGAGGCCGCGCTCGGCGTGGGGATGACGCGGCGGCAGCAGCTGGCGCGCGTCGAGATACCGCTGGCCATGCCGATGATCGTCGCCGGCATACGCACGGCCACGGTCTGGACCGTCGGCATGGCGACGCTGGCCACGCCGGTCGGGGCGGTCAGCCTCGGCAACTACATCTTCAGCGGGCTGCAGACGCGGAACGTTGCTGCCGTGCTCGTCGGATCGGCGGCGGCCGCCGCCCTGGCGTTGCTCCTGGACGGCATCGTGCGTCTGGCAGAGAGCGGCGCTCGCAGGCGGCGGCCGGGGCTGCTGTGGACGGGCTGCGCGCTCGGCATCGCCATCACGGCCTACGCAGGATTGGCGTCGACGGCGCCGCCCCGCACGGCACGAACGATCGTCATTGGCGCCAAGCCCTTCACCGAGCAGCTGATCCTAGGCGAGATCCTGAGCGCCTGGATCGGCGAGCGCACCGGCGCGGCGACGCGCTTGTTGCCGGCTCTAGGCTCCACCGTGGCGTTCGACGCGTTGCGCGCCGGCGAGATCGACGTCTATGTCGACTACAGCGGCACGCTGTGGACGACGGTCCTGCATCGGCAGGAGCTGCCGGCAAGCCGACAAGAACTGCTGGCGCAGGCCGCGCGCCAGCTCGAGCAGGAACACCGGGTGCGCATCGTCGCGAATCTCGGCTTCGAGAACGCCTACGTGCTGGCGATGCGGGAGACCGATGCATCCGGGCGTGGCATCGAGGCGATCAGCGACCTGCAGCCGCTCGCCCACTCCGCCAGCATCGGCGGCGACTACGAGTTCTTCGCGCGGCCCGAATGGCGCCGCCTGCGCGAGGTGTACGGCCTGCGCTTCGCGCAGGAGCGGACGATGGATCCGTCCTTGTTGTATCCGGCGGCGGCCCGCGGTGACGTCGACGTGGTCAGCGCTTACTCCACCGACGGCCGGCTGGCGGCGGCGAGGCTGCGCATCCTGCGCGACGATCGCCTCGCCATCCCGCCCTACGACGCCGTCGTGCTCGCGCGTGCAGTGTTGCTGGAGGAGCAGCCGCGGCTGCGGGAAGCGCTGGCGGCGCTGGAGGGAAGCATCGACGTGCGGGCGATGCAGCGCATGAATCTGGCGGTCGACGTCAACGGCTACACGCCGGGGCAGGTGGCGCGCAACTTCGTCGCGGCTCGCAAGGTCACTCCTCCGGAGGCCCGCCCGAGCGTGCGACCTGGTCCGCCTTGA